Below is a window of Candidatus Eisenbacteria bacterium DNA.
AGCGATGGTTTCTCTCGCCGCGCGGGCGGCCGGATGGACTGCGTTTTGGTTCGGGACGTTCGGTCTCGCGAACGGGATCGAGCAGGTTCTCCTCTATCCGTACTGGTACCCTTCGGCGCCGGACCGCTTCGCGTACTTGATCGTTCTCTTCGCGGTCTATGCCGCCGCGGGTCTCGCGGCGGGAGTCGGAACGGCTTGCGTCGCCCTCCTCCTCGCGCGCCGCGATCGGGCGGCGCCGGGGGCCGCGTCCCTCGCGGGCCTCGCGGCGGCCTTCGTCTTCTGGGCCGGATTCTGGATCCACCGGGACTTCGTCGCCCGATCCTTCTCGGCGAGGGGGCTCGCCGTCACGCTCGCGCTCGCGTGCGCGGGGGCCGTCTGCATCCGCATCGCCCTTCGCCTCGAACCCGCTCGAGCGAGAACCGGACGCGCGCTCGCCGCGGTTCCCGCGGTCTTTCTTCTCATCGGGCTGGCCGTCGCCGCGCGAGGATCTTCCGGAACGCGCGCGCCGGAAGGGGGCCTGAACATCCTGCTCCTCGTGATCGACACGCTCCGAGCCGACCGGCTCTCCTGCTACGGGAACCCTCGCCCGGCAAGCGGCGCGATCGACCGGCTCGCGCGGGATGGAGTCCTCTTCGCGGAGACCATCGCTCCCGCTCCCCTCACTCAGCCTTCGGTCGCGACGATCCTCACGGGCCTCTATCCGGCGGCCGCCGGCGTGGTGAACCACCCGAACCGCCTGGAAGAAGGGCGCTCGACGCTCGCGGAGATCCTCTGCGAGGCCGGATATCGGACCGCCTTCGCGAACCCGCACCCGCTCCTCACGCCCGCGTGGGGATTCGACCGAGGGTGGGACGAATACCGCTACCTGCACAAGCCCTCGCGATTCGAAGCCTCGCTTCTCGCCGATCTCCTCCGAAGGCTCCGTCTCAGAGATCTCCGCACGGGATACCAAGCCGACACAGTGACCGATTTCGCCATCGACGTTTTAAGTCGCAATCGATCGGAACCGTTCTTCCTCTACGCGCACTACCTCGACCCGCACTTTCCCTATGTCCCGCCCCGCCCGTTCGATCGGCTCTTCGCGGACGCGGGGAAGCCGCGGCTCCTCGATGAGCGCCTCCCCGACGGGCGCCGGCGCATCTTTTCGATCGACGCCTCCCCCGGGGAGATGGAGGAGACGGTCGCCCTCTACGACGCGGAAATCGCCTTCACGAGCCGCGAGGTCGGCCGCCTTCTCTCCGCGCTCGACCGGCTCGGCCTTTCCGACCGGACGCTCGTCGCGCTCACCGCCGACCACGGCGAGAGCCTCGGCGAACAGGGCCTCTTCTTCGCCCACACCCACTATCTCTACGATCCGACCCAGCACGTTCCGTTGATCCTCCGCTTTCCGAATCGGTTCCCTCGCGGGAAGATCATCGAGGCGCAAGCCGGGCTCGCGGACCTCGCTCCCACCCTTCTCGACGCGGCGGGGATCCGCGCGCCGGAGGAAATGGAAGGGCAAAGCCTCCTGCCCCTTCTTCGCGGAGAAGAGACGGAAGGGCGGTTCGCGTTCGCGGAAAACGGAGAACGATCGCTCGAAGCGGCGAGGAGGAGAACCCGCGATGGCTCGTCGAGGGGGACGCGGGGAAGTGGCGCATGATCCGCGCGGACGGATGGAAGCTCATTCGAATCCCGACGCCGTCGGGTCCCGTCTACGAACTCTATGATCTCGAGAGCGATCCGGGCGAGACGACGAACCTCGCGGAACAGAGGGCGGACATCCTAGCGAGGCTTCTCGCGTCGCTCGAGGATTGGCGTCTCGCGTCCGAAACGGGCTCGTTCACGAAGACGGAGATCGACGAGGAAACCCTCGAGGGGCTCCGCTCGCTCGGGTATGTCCACTAGCCTGGAACCCGACAGGAACACGTAGGAGGTCTTCTCGGCCGGGCCCCGCGAGGAGCGCCCTTCGGACGGATGGACACGAGCCTTACGAGTACTCGATCGGCTTCTCCTCGCCGGTCAGCACGCGAAGCGCCCCCTCGGCGAGCGCCTGAAGCTCGTCCTCTCCGGGATAGACTCTGACCGGCGCGATCCATCCGACGCGTTTCGCAAGCGCGTCGACGACCTCGGAGGCGTGCGCCATGCCGCCGGTGACGAGGATCGCATCGACCCTTCCCTCGAGCACGGTCGCCGCGGCTCCGATCTCCTTCGCGATCTGATAGATCATCGCGTCGACGACGAGCCTCGCTTTCGCGTTCCCCGAGGCGATCCGATCGAGCGCCTCGCGAAGGTCGTTCGTCCCGAGATACGAGGCGATCCCCCCCCGCCGAAAGATCTTCGCCGCGATCTCCTTCTCGCCGTGCCTGCCGGAGAAGCAGAGCTTCACGAGCTTCATCACCGGAACGGAACCGGAGCGCTCGGTCGAGAAGGCGCCCTCCTCCATCGAGTTCGTCACATCGACCATCCGGCCGCCTTCGTGCGCGGAGACCGAGATCCCGCTCCCGAGATGAGCCACAACGAGCCGAAGATCCGAGTAGCGGGCGTTCGTCTCGCGCGCGTGGCGCTTCGCGACCGCCTTCGTGTTCAGCGCGTGCGAGAGGCATTCGCGATCGAGGCCTTCGAGCCCGGAGAGCCGAGCGACCGGCGGCCACTCGTCGACGCTCACCGGATCGACGATGAACGCGCACGAGCCGGGGGCTTCATCGGCGAGGGCGCGGGCCATCGGGGCGCCGAGATTCGACGCGTGATCTCCCCGCTTCGCCTCGCG
It encodes the following:
- a CDS encoding sulfatase, yielding MVSLAARAAGWTAFWFGTFGLANGIEQVLLYPYWYPSAPDRFAYLIVLFAVYAAAGLAAGVGTACVALLLARRDRAAPGAASLAGLAAAFVFWAGFWIHRDFVARSFSARGLAVTLALACAGAVCIRIALRLEPARARTGRALAAVPAVFLLIGLAVAARGSSGTRAPEGGLNILLLVIDTLRADRLSCYGNPRPASGAIDRLARDGVLFAETIAPAPLTQPSVATILTGLYPAAAGVVNHPNRLEEGRSTLAEILCEAGYRTAFANPHPLLTPAWGFDRGWDEYRYLHKPSRFEASLLADLLRRLRLRDLRTGYQADTVTDFAIDVLSRNRSEPFFLYAHYLDPHFPYVPPRPFDRLFADAGKPRLLDERLPDGRRRIFSIDASPGEMEETVALYDAEIAFTSREVGRLLSALDRLGLSDRTLVALTADHGESLGEQGLFFAHTHYLYDPTQHVPLILRFPNRFPRGKIIEAQAGLADLAPTLLDAAGIRAPEEMEGQSLLPLLRGEETEGRFAFAENGERSLEAARRRTRDGSSRGTRGSGA
- the buk gene encoding butyrate kinase, whose product is MDKRSPARILALNPGSTSTKIGLFEDARALFQENARHGEEELASYAGRPLVEQLDLRLEKARACLRARGVDAKRLDAFVGRGGLLKPLPSGTFAINEKMLADLREAKRGDHASNLGAPMARALADEAPGSCAFIVDPVSVDEWPPVARLSGLEGLDRECLSHALNTKAVAKRHARETNARYSDLRLVVAHLGSGISVSAHEGGRMVDVTNSMEEGAFSTERSGSVPVMKLVKLCFSGRHGEKEIAAKIFRRGGIASYLGTNDLREALDRIASGNAKARLVVDAMIYQIAKEIGAAATVLEGRVDAILVTGGMAHASEVVDALAKRVGWIAPVRVYPGEDELQALAEGALRVLTGEEKPIEYS